A genome region from Hymenobacter tibetensis includes the following:
- a CDS encoding GNAT family N-acetyltransferase, translating to MPLLEVTTPAHIRQFLDLPTRLYREHPHWISPLDNEIEAVFDAKRNPNLAEGAVIRWILTDAAGETIGRVAAFVNPATAHADATLPTGGMGFFECIDDQAAATTLFEACRTWLSARGMAAMDGPINFGERDRFWGLLVAGFTEPNYGMFYHPPYYQQLFESYGFQLYFKQYTCYREVALQLHPTFERAATRYAEEHPDFRFAHANKQDPERMARDFHHVYNLAWVNHSGVAAMSLDKARDLVKQMKPVLDDRLLWFAYHGDEPVAFFVSLPELNQIFKHVGRNFNLWGKLRFLWEKRRYNQRSDKKLFGVIFGVVPAWQGKGVESALMVHAQREFLRSGYSEIEMNWIGDFNPRMLATIRSIGARIYKTHITYRYLFDRERPFERSPIIRGKE from the coding sequence ATGCCTCTGCTCGAAGTCACCACGCCCGCGCATATTCGTCAGTTCCTCGACTTGCCCACTCGGCTCTACCGAGAGCATCCGCACTGGATTTCCCCGCTCGACAATGAGATTGAGGCCGTTTTTGACGCCAAACGCAACCCCAACCTGGCGGAAGGAGCGGTTATCCGCTGGATACTGACTGATGCGGCAGGAGAAACGATTGGGCGGGTAGCAGCTTTTGTGAACCCTGCCACTGCCCACGCCGATGCCACGCTACCAACTGGCGGCATGGGCTTTTTCGAGTGCATTGACGACCAAGCCGCGGCCACTACACTGTTCGAAGCTTGCCGTACCTGGCTCAGCGCGCGGGGCATGGCCGCTATGGATGGCCCCATCAATTTCGGGGAGCGGGACCGGTTTTGGGGCTTACTGGTAGCAGGCTTCACTGAGCCAAATTATGGTATGTTCTACCACCCGCCTTATTATCAGCAACTCTTTGAATCCTACGGCTTTCAGCTGTATTTCAAGCAGTACACCTGCTACCGCGAAGTGGCCCTACAGTTGCACCCAACCTTTGAGCGAGCAGCCACACGCTATGCCGAAGAGCATCCCGACTTTCGCTTTGCGCACGCCAATAAGCAGGACCCCGAACGCATGGCCCGCGACTTTCACCACGTCTATAACTTAGCCTGGGTGAATCATAGCGGGGTGGCGGCTATGTCCTTGGACAAAGCGCGTGACTTGGTGAAGCAAATGAAGCCCGTGCTCGACGACCGTCTGCTTTGGTTTGCCTACCACGGCGACGAGCCCGTAGCATTCTTTGTGAGCTTGCCCGAGTTGAACCAGATTTTCAAGCACGTCGGCCGCAACTTCAACCTATGGGGCAAACTACGTTTCCTGTGGGAAAAGCGCCGCTACAATCAGCGTTCCGACAAGAAGCTATTCGGGGTTATCTTCGGGGTGGTGCCGGCGTGGCAAGGCAAAGGAGTGGAAAGCGCGCTGATGGTGCACGCCCAACGAGAGTTTTTGCGCAGCGGCTATTCAGAAATAGAAATGAACTGGATTGGTGATTTCAACCCGCGCATGCTGGCCACTATCCGTTCCATTGGCGCGCGCATCTACAAAACGCACATCACCTACCGCTACCTGTTCGACCGGGAACGGCCTTTCGAGCGCAGCCCCATCATCCGGGGCAAAGAGTAA
- the coaE gene encoding dephospho-CoA kinase (Dephospho-CoA kinase (CoaE) performs the final step in coenzyme A biosynthesis.) has translation MLRIGITGGIGSGKSMVCRLFQVLGAPVYDSDARAKWLMGHDATLRDELTAAFGPTTFDSAGQLDRVYLARVAFADPTQLARLNALVHPAVGRDFALWSAAQAAAGCPYLLKEAALLYESGAYRQLDQVITVFAPLAVRQARVLRRDPHRTPDDILAIIGKQMSEEEKVQRAQHVLHNDDAHLLIPQVVALHAAFSKQIAP, from the coding sequence ATGCTTCGTATCGGCATTACGGGTGGTATTGGCTCAGGCAAGAGCATGGTGTGTCGGCTGTTTCAGGTGCTAGGCGCCCCCGTTTATGATTCAGATGCGCGAGCAAAATGGCTAATGGGCCATGATGCTACTCTGCGAGACGAACTGACAGCCGCTTTCGGCCCCACTACCTTCGATAGCGCAGGGCAACTTGACCGAGTGTACTTGGCACGAGTGGCTTTCGCCGACCCCACGCAACTGGCCCGTCTCAACGCCTTAGTGCACCCCGCTGTCGGCCGGGATTTCGCGCTATGGTCGGCGGCGCAAGCGGCAGCAGGTTGCCCTTACTTGCTCAAAGAAGCGGCCTTGCTGTACGAGTCAGGTGCATATCGGCAGCTCGACCAGGTCATTACCGTCTTTGCCCCATTAGCTGTGCGCCAAGCCCGCGTGCTGCGCCGCGACCCACACCGCACCCCCGATGATATACTGGCCATCATCGGCAAGCAGATGAGTGAAGAAGAAAAAGTACAGCGTGCGCAACACGTGCTCCACAACGACGACGCCCACCTGCTGATTCCGCAAGTGGTGGCGCTACACGCTGCATTTAGCAAGCAGATAGCGCCGTAG
- a CDS encoding YbbR-like domain-containing protein encodes MPLVRSVRLLRWFTSPFHGQEGGYWRAVLACFLAASTFWLLNALGKTYTTRIVYPLAWRYDDTRYIPVQPLPTEVAVNVTGRGWKLLRKQLMLDVKPAEIALLRNLPATRYVTGAAVRPALQAAMEGLQFNYLISDTLWVSFDQLVSRRLPLVLSPASDGSALPYAARFEPKDIVFRGPAQQVDALADPYPVHLPQAPASSTNGTLRVPIGGPELVTTNVPEVQVRLQPRPLVSVPVRVVPELEGFPDGRVYKLQPATVQVLLQCFTEDTSKLDRSQVRVQLHFTTIMSPDSTLKPTLVEAPGVTRGSRILTRAVRVSTKQ; translated from the coding sequence ATGCCGCTCGTTCGCTCTGTTCGTCTGCTGCGCTGGTTTACCAGTCCGTTTCACGGGCAGGAGGGAGGCTATTGGCGAGCTGTGCTGGCATGCTTTCTGGCCGCTAGCACGTTTTGGCTGCTCAATGCGCTAGGTAAAACCTATACCACGCGTATTGTGTACCCGCTGGCCTGGCGCTACGACGATACGCGTTACATCCCAGTGCAGCCGCTACCAACTGAAGTAGCGGTGAACGTAACAGGCCGCGGTTGGAAGCTGCTGCGCAAACAGCTGATGCTGGACGTGAAACCAGCCGAAATAGCCTTGCTACGCAACCTGCCTGCTACGCGCTACGTGACGGGTGCTGCTGTGCGCCCGGCATTGCAAGCCGCTATGGAGGGGTTGCAGTTCAACTACCTAATCAGCGATACGCTGTGGGTGAGCTTCGACCAATTGGTTAGCCGCCGCTTGCCGCTGGTTTTGAGCCCCGCCTCTGACGGCTCCGCGCTACCTTATGCGGCTCGGTTCGAGCCCAAAGACATTGTATTCAGAGGCCCTGCCCAACAGGTAGACGCCTTGGCTGATCCGTATCCGGTGCATTTGCCGCAGGCGCCCGCCAGCAGTACCAACGGAACACTACGCGTGCCCATTGGTGGTCCGGAACTTGTCACAACGAATGTGCCTGAAGTGCAGGTGCGCCTTCAGCCGCGCCCGTTGGTGAGCGTGCCGGTGCGGGTGGTGCCCGAGTTGGAAGGCTTTCCTGATGGCCGCGTGTATAAATTGCAGCCTGCAACTGTGCAAGTGCTGCTGCAGTGCTTCACCGAAGACACCAGTAAACTCGACCGGAGCCAAGTGCGAGTGCAACTCCACTTCACTACCATCATGAGCCCCGATTCTACGTTGAAGCCCACTTTGGTTGAAGCGCCTGGAGTTACAAGGGGCAGCCGTATTCTCACTCGTGCCGTGCGTGTGAGCACCAAACAGTAG
- the yajC gene encoding preprotein translocase subunit YajC, with protein sequence MFLTLLLQARPAGESWASFLPLIGIAVVMYFFMIRPQQRKAAEAKKFRESIMKGSTVVTIGGLHGKVLDVNEDSVTIEVDRGTRLKFDRSAIAREVKPAREVVKGE encoded by the coding sequence ATGTTTCTTACGCTTCTCTTACAAGCCCGTCCCGCTGGGGAAAGCTGGGCGTCTTTTCTGCCGCTGATTGGTATTGCGGTAGTGATGTACTTCTTCATGATCAGACCGCAGCAGCGCAAGGCCGCAGAAGCCAAGAAGTTCCGGGAGTCTATTATGAAGGGCTCCACAGTTGTTACGATTGGCGGTTTGCACGGCAAGGTGCTGGACGTAAACGAAGACTCCGTTACGATTGAAGTGGACCGAGGTACCCGGCTGAAATTCGACCGCTCAGCCATTGCTCGGGAAGTGAAGCCCGCTAGGGAAGTAGTGAAAGGAGAATAA
- a CDS encoding DUF1573 domain-containing protein has protein sequence MKRTFFSALMLSGVLLVGACNTDKTTEVGAEGMNAAATDASEAAANPTIDNPNVVSDTEVPNPNAPVMTFAESEHDFGDIKPGSVVKHTFEFTNTGKSPLLIENATASCGCTTPNWTKEPVAPGAKGTIEVQFDSHGKTGIQSKEVAVRANTSPSITKINIKSNILPDGSQGPLAQ, from the coding sequence ATGAAACGTACCTTTTTCTCTGCCCTTATGCTTTCCGGCGTTTTGCTGGTAGGCGCCTGCAACACCGACAAAACCACCGAAGTGGGCGCCGAAGGCATGAACGCGGCAGCCACTGATGCTAGCGAAGCCGCCGCCAACCCTACCATCGACAACCCCAACGTGGTATCGGATACCGAGGTGCCCAACCCCAACGCCCCCGTTATGACCTTTGCTGAAAGCGAGCATGACTTTGGCGACATCAAGCCGGGTTCGGTGGTGAAGCACACGTTCGAATTCACCAACACCGGTAAGTCGCCGCTGCTCATCGAAAATGCAACGGCTTCTTGCGGCTGCACTACCCCCAACTGGACCAAAGAGCCGGTAGCTCCCGGTGCTAAAGGCACCATTGAAGTGCAGTTCGACAGCCATGGCAAGACGGGCATCCAAAGCAAGGAAGTGGCCGTACGCGCTAATACCTCGCCGAGCATCACCAAGATCAACATCAAGTCCAACATCCTGCCCGACGGCTCGCAAGGCCCGCTGGCGCAGTAA
- a CDS encoding isocitrate/isopropylmalate dehydrogenase family protein produces MHLITLIPGDGIGPEITKAVTDIFTAAQVPVQWEEQNAGQTTFDQSGELIPQALLSSLEKNRVALKGPITTPVGKGFRSINVTLRQKYDLYQNVRPSKTTEGIVTRYEGIDLVLFRENTEGLYSGLEVYDERLGIADSFNRITKEGSRKISRAAFAYADRHGRKKVTLAHKANILKMAGTLMLNACKEASNEFPHIVFEDKIIDNMCMQLVNKPEQFDVVVTTNLFGDILSDLCAGLVGGLGVVAGANIGDDMAIFEAVHGSAPDIAGQGKANPTALLRSALMMLHHLGEHQYADTIEKALEATLKDKEKCTGDLGGKASTSEFAQAIISNLGK; encoded by the coding sequence ATGCACCTTATCACCCTCATTCCTGGCGATGGCATTGGGCCAGAAATCACCAAAGCCGTGACCGATATTTTCACGGCGGCGCAGGTGCCCGTGCAATGGGAAGAGCAGAACGCTGGTCAAACCACTTTCGACCAGTCGGGCGAGCTGATTCCGCAGGCATTGCTTTCGTCGTTGGAGAAAAACCGGGTGGCCTTGAAAGGCCCTATCACGACGCCAGTAGGCAAGGGCTTCCGTAGCATCAACGTGACGCTACGCCAGAAGTACGACCTCTACCAGAACGTGCGGCCCTCCAAAACCACGGAAGGCATCGTGACGCGCTATGAGGGCATTGATTTGGTGCTGTTCCGCGAAAACACCGAGGGCTTGTATTCCGGGCTGGAAGTGTACGACGAGCGACTCGGCATTGCCGACTCCTTCAACCGGATTACCAAAGAAGGGTCGCGCAAAATCAGCCGCGCCGCCTTCGCCTACGCCGACCGCCACGGCCGTAAAAAGGTGACGCTAGCACACAAGGCCAACATCCTGAAAATGGCTGGTACCTTGATGCTCAATGCTTGCAAAGAAGCCAGCAATGAGTTTCCGCACATCGTATTCGAAGACAAAATCATCGACAACATGTGCATGCAGCTCGTCAACAAGCCCGAGCAGTTTGATGTAGTCGTGACCACCAACCTGTTTGGTGACATCCTCTCCGACCTCTGCGCGGGTTTGGTAGGTGGCCTAGGGGTAGTGGCAGGCGCCAACATCGGCGACGACATGGCTATCTTCGAGGCAGTGCACGGCTCGGCCCCCGACATTGCGGGCCAGGGCAAAGCCAACCCAACGGCGCTGCTCCGCTCGGCGCTGATGATGTTGCACCACCTGGGCGAGCACCAGTATGCTGACACCATCGAGAAGGCTCTGGAAGCCACGCTCAAAGACAAAGAGAAATGCACCGGCGACCTGGGCGGTAAAGCTTCTACCAGCGAATTCGCGCAGGCCATCATCAGCAACCTGGGAAAATAA
- a CDS encoding YtxH domain-containing protein produces the protein MGSKTITGLLCFTGGALTGAVVGLLYAPEKGRETRSWLSYKLEKYRENLADLTENLVTSRSDIGPSSAKSEGQRVIQDAKSKAEQLLGDVDQLIHQINSRKTI, from the coding sequence ATGGGTAGCAAAACCATTACCGGCCTCTTGTGCTTCACGGGCGGCGCCCTCACCGGAGCCGTCGTTGGACTGCTGTACGCCCCCGAAAAGGGCCGCGAAACCCGTAGCTGGCTGAGCTACAAGCTGGAAAAGTACCGCGAGAATCTGGCTGACCTTACGGAAAACCTAGTGACTAGCCGTTCGGATATTGGGCCATCTTCTGCCAAAAGTGAGGGCCAGCGTGTGATTCAGGATGCCAAGAGCAAGGCCGAGCAACTTCTGGGTGACGTAGACCAACTGATCCATCAAATCAACTCTCGCAAGACCATTTAA
- the nusB gene encoding transcription antitermination factor NusB encodes MLNRRTLRIKVMQALYAYHQAVGSDFLLANDRIADAFAPDLTSPEPQDRRLLKGQQKMAELTFKEWHKSGEEPEKSDDADVQDAVQDAIKYYQKAVAKDATFYAGQMVHAAESIHDQYLHLLNIPESLLQIIDEEKSREARKHLASKEPLLDTSRLEQNPAIQKLIGNLQLLDLTIRRSQRWQGEDEREALRLAWRNEMRQDPELLSYLAAPAGNYAEEQEMLKHLYKTYVFKGENLPRYLEEDDLNWEENRPIVKNLVLKTVKMLDEAADEKLELMSLSANWQEDKEFAESLYKQTLAEDDKYEKLIAESTQNWDVERVALTDKILLKMALCEMHLFRGIPVKVTINEYIEISKIYSTPKSKQFVNGILDKLAQDLTASGAIRKSGRGLLDNQ; translated from the coding sequence ATGCTCAACCGTCGCACGCTTCGCATCAAGGTCATGCAGGCCCTGTACGCCTACCATCAGGCCGTAGGGTCTGATTTTTTATTGGCCAATGACCGGATTGCGGATGCCTTCGCGCCCGACCTTACCTCGCCCGAACCACAAGACCGTCGGTTGTTGAAAGGGCAGCAGAAGATGGCCGAACTCACGTTCAAGGAGTGGCACAAATCTGGTGAAGAGCCAGAGAAAAGCGACGACGCCGACGTGCAGGATGCCGTGCAGGACGCCATCAAGTACTACCAGAAAGCCGTTGCTAAGGACGCCACGTTCTATGCCGGCCAGATGGTGCACGCCGCCGAAAGCATTCATGACCAGTACCTGCACCTGCTCAATATTCCAGAGTCATTGCTGCAAATCATTGACGAGGAAAAGAGCCGCGAGGCGCGCAAGCACCTAGCTTCCAAGGAGCCGCTGCTTGATACCAGCCGGTTAGAGCAAAACCCAGCCATCCAGAAGCTGATCGGCAATCTGCAACTCCTCGACCTAACCATTCGCCGCTCACAGCGGTGGCAGGGCGAAGACGAGCGGGAAGCATTGCGCTTGGCGTGGCGCAACGAAATGCGGCAAGACCCGGAGCTACTCAGCTACTTAGCGGCCCCAGCCGGCAACTACGCCGAGGAGCAGGAGATGCTCAAACACCTCTACAAAACCTACGTTTTTAAAGGTGAAAACCTGCCGCGCTACCTCGAGGAAGACGACTTGAACTGGGAAGAAAACCGACCCATCGTTAAGAACCTCGTGCTCAAAACGGTGAAGATGCTGGACGAAGCTGCCGACGAGAAACTGGAGTTGATGTCGTTGTCGGCCAATTGGCAAGAAGACAAAGAGTTTGCGGAAAGCCTCTACAAGCAAACGCTGGCCGAAGACGATAAATACGAGAAGCTCATTGCTGAATCCACGCAAAACTGGGACGTGGAGCGAGTGGCCTTGACCGACAAGATTCTGCTGAAGATGGCGCTCTGTGAGATGCACCTCTTCCGTGGAATTCCGGTGAAAGTGACCATAAACGAGTACATCGAAATCAGCAAGATCTACAGCACTCCCAAGAGCAAGCAGTTTGTGAACGGGATTCTAGATAAATTGGCGCAGGATCTGACGGCGAGTGGAGCCATCCGCAAGTCGGGCCGTGGGTTGCTGGACAACCAATAG
- a CDS encoding Glu/Leu/Phe/Val dehydrogenase dimerization domain-containing protein, with the protein MVEFHETTDTSVFGQIAEHQHEQVVFCHDHETGLRAIIGIHNTVLGPALGGTRMWHYASDAEALHDVLRLSRGMSYKAAISGLNLGGGKAVIIGDARTMKTESLLRKFGRFVQNLNGKYITAEDVNMTTKDMEYIRMETKHVAGLPESMGGSGDPSPVTAYGTYMGMKAAAKKAFGSESLAGKRIAVQGVGHVGTYLLEYLQKEGAKLVLTDYYEDRALEAAARFGALAVGLDEIYDQDVDIYSPCALGATINDDTLDRLRCRVIAGCANNQLEDENVHGPALVDRGIVYAPDFLINAGGLINVYSEVIGGSRQSALIQTEKIFDYTTQVLLKAEQEHTHPQAAAIRQAEERIAAIGKVKSTY; encoded by the coding sequence ATGGTTGAGTTTCACGAAACGACCGATACCTCGGTCTTCGGACAGATTGCCGAACATCAGCACGAACAAGTGGTGTTCTGCCACGACCACGAAACTGGTCTGCGTGCTATCATCGGCATTCACAATACGGTACTCGGGCCCGCACTAGGCGGCACCCGCATGTGGCACTATGCTTCTGATGCCGAGGCCCTGCACGATGTGCTGCGCCTCTCGCGTGGCATGAGCTATAAGGCCGCTATTTCGGGTTTGAACTTAGGTGGCGGCAAAGCCGTCATTATCGGTGATGCCCGCACCATGAAGACCGAGAGCTTGTTGCGCAAGTTCGGCCGCTTTGTGCAGAACCTGAACGGCAAGTACATCACGGCCGAGGATGTGAACATGACCACCAAGGACATGGAGTACATTCGGATGGAAACCAAGCACGTAGCTGGCCTACCTGAGAGCATGGGCGGCTCCGGCGACCCGTCGCCGGTGACAGCCTACGGTACGTACATGGGCATGAAGGCGGCCGCCAAGAAAGCATTCGGCTCAGAAAGCCTAGCTGGTAAGCGTATTGCGGTGCAAGGCGTAGGCCACGTGGGAACGTATCTGCTGGAGTATTTGCAGAAGGAAGGCGCCAAGCTCGTGCTGACCGACTATTATGAAGACCGGGCTCTGGAAGCAGCCGCTCGTTTCGGTGCTCTGGCCGTGGGCCTCGATGAAATCTACGACCAAGACGTGGACATCTATTCGCCTTGCGCGCTGGGTGCCACCATCAACGACGATACCCTTGATCGGCTGCGCTGCCGCGTGATTGCCGGTTGCGCCAACAACCAACTGGAAGACGAGAATGTACATGGCCCAGCCCTTGTGGACCGGGGTATTGTGTACGCACCCGATTTCCTGATTAATGCGGGCGGTCTGATCAACGTCTACTCCGAAGTGATTGGGGGGAGCCGTCAGTCCGCGCTCATTCAAACCGAGAAAATTTTCGATTACACCACGCAGGTGCTTCTCAAAGCCGAGCAGGAGCATACGCACCCTCAGGCTGCCGCTATCCGGCAGGCAGAGGAGCGCATTGCTGCTATCGGCAAAGTCAAATCAACCTACTAA
- a CDS encoding ABC transporter ATP-binding protein has protein sequence MRALSATNKYLFRYKWHFLGGVLFVALSTLLAIFPAQIVRYAFDLVGEGIDLYHLFAGTTAQSEVYTLFGRNVLLYGTLIIVLALLRGVFLFFMRQTLIVMSRLVENDQKNEIYQHYQSLPLAFYRRHSTGDLMSRISEDVGRVRMYIGPALMYFMQLVILFVLIVPLMFMVNVKLTIYTLLPLPVLSVSIFYVNNLIEKKSDEIQRSLSGMTTFVQEAFSGIRVLKSFVREEDSHQQFAVASNEYKEKSLSLNFVNSLFFPLILFLVGLSTIVTVYIGGQEVIRGTITTGSIAEFLIYVNLLTWPVTALGWTSSLVQRAEASQARINEFMHQQTDIVSQKDIEQEIVGDIVFDQVSFTYPDTGIKALRDVSFRIRPGQTLAVIGNTGSGKSTIAVLLCRLFDVTAGTIRIDGVDVRDFSLNSLREQIGYVPQDVFLFSDSIRNNINFGLSDPTEERMQQAAKDANVYENIIRFPEGFETKLGERGITLSGGQKQRVSIARALVKEPKILILDDSLSAVDTNTENAILDALQRIMHHRTSLIISHRVSSVKLADEILVLDDGVIVQHGTHEALMQDADGLYRALYERQLQSEEA, from the coding sequence GTGCGCGCACTCTCTGCTACCAATAAGTATTTGTTCCGCTACAAATGGCACTTCCTGGGGGGCGTGCTGTTCGTGGCTTTAAGCACCCTGCTGGCTATTTTTCCAGCCCAGATTGTGCGCTACGCTTTCGACCTAGTTGGTGAAGGCATTGACCTCTACCACCTATTTGCGGGTACCACCGCGCAAAGTGAAGTGTACACGCTATTTGGGCGTAATGTGCTGCTGTATGGCACACTCATTATTGTGCTGGCGTTGCTGCGCGGCGTGTTTCTGTTCTTTATGCGCCAAACCCTCATTGTAATGAGCCGGCTGGTGGAAAACGACCAGAAAAACGAGATTTATCAGCACTACCAATCCTTGCCGCTGGCCTTTTACCGCCGCCATAGCACCGGCGACTTAATGTCGCGCATCTCGGAAGACGTGGGGCGGGTGCGCATGTACATCGGGCCCGCGCTGATGTACTTCATGCAGCTCGTTATTCTGTTCGTGCTCATCGTGCCGCTCATGTTCATGGTGAACGTGAAGCTGACTATTTACACGTTGTTGCCATTGCCGGTGCTAAGCGTCAGCATTTTCTACGTCAATAACCTGATTGAAAAGAAGAGCGACGAGATTCAACGGTCCTTGTCTGGCATGACGACGTTCGTGCAGGAAGCGTTTTCGGGCATTCGGGTGCTGAAGTCGTTTGTGCGGGAAGAAGACTCGCACCAGCAGTTTGCAGTAGCCTCCAATGAGTACAAGGAGAAGTCCTTGAGCTTGAACTTCGTGAACTCGCTGTTCTTCCCGTTGATTCTGTTTTTGGTGGGGCTGAGCACCATTGTAACGGTATACATTGGGGGTCAAGAAGTTATTCGCGGCACCATCACAACGGGCAGCATTGCCGAATTCCTGATTTACGTGAACTTGCTCACTTGGCCCGTTACGGCACTAGGCTGGACGAGTAGCCTTGTGCAGCGCGCCGAAGCCTCGCAGGCCCGCATCAACGAGTTCATGCACCAGCAGACGGATATCGTTTCGCAAAAGGATATCGAACAGGAAATTGTGGGCGACATCGTGTTCGACCAGGTTTCTTTTACCTACCCCGACACGGGCATCAAGGCGCTGCGCGACGTATCGTTCCGCATCCGGCCGGGCCAGACCTTGGCAGTTATTGGCAACACCGGCTCCGGCAAAAGCACCATTGCCGTCTTGCTCTGCCGCCTCTTCGACGTAACGGCCGGCACCATCCGCATTGATGGTGTAGACGTGCGCGACTTCTCGCTGAACTCGTTGCGCGAGCAAATTGGCTACGTACCGCAAGACGTGTTCTTGTTCTCAGACTCGATTCGCAACAACATCAACTTCGGCCTCAGCGACCCTACCGAGGAGCGGATGCAGCAAGCCGCCAAGGACGCCAATGTGTACGAGAACATCATCCGCTTCCCAGAAGGCTTCGAAACCAAACTTGGCGAACGAGGTATCACGCTTTCCGGCGGCCAAAAGCAGCGAGTTAGTATTGCGCGGGCCTTGGTGAAAGAGCCTAAAATCCTGATTCTCGATGACTCTCTCTCAGCAGTGGATACTAACACCGAGAATGCCATTTTGGACGCCTTGCAGCGCATCATGCATCACCGCACTAGCCTCATCATCTCGCACCGCGTCAGCTCGGTGAAGTTGGCCGACGAAATTCTGGTGTTAGACGATGGCGTGATTGTGCAGCATGGTACCCACGAGGCCTTGATGCAGGACGCCGATGGCTTGTATCGGGCCTTGTATGAGCGCCAACTGCAAAGCGAGGAGGCGTAG
- the prfA gene encoding peptide chain release factor 1 — MLDKLEAIQQRFNDVAEQLTQPDAMSDMKRYKTLNKEYKDLNKIVVEYKAYQNVLANIDSAKEVIANEKDEDFRQMAKDELETLYPEQERLEVLIKDLLLPKDPNDSKDVIMEIRAGAGGDEAAIFAGDLQRMYMRYAERHGLKMDLIDATEGTSGGYKEIILAVKGEDVYGKLKFESGVHRVQRVPATETQGRIHTSVASIVVMPEAEELDVQIDMNDVRKDLFMSSGPGGQSVNTTYSAVRLTHLPTGLVAQCQDQKSQLKNFDKALQVLRSRIYEIELAKKNEAEGAQRKSMIGGGDRSDKIRTYNYPQGRVTDHRIGFTVYNLASVMEGNIDDFVEQLRLAESAERLKEGVS, encoded by the coding sequence ATGCTAGACAAACTGGAGGCCATCCAACAGCGGTTCAACGACGTGGCAGAGCAGCTCACGCAGCCCGACGCTATGAGCGACATGAAACGCTACAAGACGCTCAACAAAGAATACAAAGACCTGAACAAGATTGTCGTTGAGTACAAGGCCTACCAGAACGTGTTGGCCAACATCGACAGCGCCAAGGAGGTCATTGCCAACGAAAAGGACGAGGACTTCCGCCAAATGGCAAAGGATGAGCTGGAAACGCTCTACCCCGAGCAGGAACGCCTCGAAGTTCTGATTAAAGACTTGCTGCTGCCCAAGGACCCCAACGACTCGAAAGACGTCATTATGGAAATCCGGGCGGGTGCGGGCGGCGACGAAGCAGCCATTTTCGCCGGCGACTTGCAGCGCATGTACATGCGCTACGCCGAACGCCACGGCCTGAAAATGGACTTGATTGACGCCACCGAAGGCACTTCGGGCGGCTACAAGGAAATTATCCTGGCCGTGAAAGGCGAAGACGTGTACGGCAAGCTCAAGTTTGAGTCGGGCGTACACCGGGTACAGCGCGTGCCGGCCACTGAAACGCAAGGCCGCATTCACACGTCGGTAGCTTCGATTGTGGTGATGCCGGAAGCCGAGGAACTGGACGTACAGATTGATATGAACGATGTGCGCAAGGACCTCTTTATGTCGTCGGGCCCCGGTGGACAGTCGGTGAACACCACCTACTCAGCCGTGCGCCTCACCCACTTGCCTACGGGCTTGGTGGCGCAGTGCCAAGACCAGAAGTCGCAGCTTAAGAACTTCGATAAGGCGTTGCAGGTACTTCGGTCGCGCATTTATGAGATTGAGTTAGCGAAGAAAAACGAAGCCGAAGGTGCCCAACGCAAAAGCATGATTGGCGGCGGCGACCGGTCCGACAAAATTCGCACCTACAACTATCCCCAGGGCCGCGTAACCGACCACCGCATTGGCTTCACAGTGTACAACCTGGCCAGCGTGATGGAAGGCAACATCGACGACTTTGTAGAGCAACTCCGCCTTGCCGAAAGCGCTGAGCGCTTGAAGGAAGGCGTATCGTAA